From a single Lewinella sp. LCG006 genomic region:
- a CDS encoding N-acetylmuramoyl-L-alanine amidase: protein MVKDFLVFLDAGHGALDAAGNYVTAPSKQYKHSKGAFHKDGWFYEGVFNRTLTNVVARKLRDLSIPYYMVSHEWADISLNYRVDVANWYAKKVKNTLYVSNHANAGGGSARGFEIYTSPGNTTSDKVAELHWNNVKEVVGDRISRYRDDTTDGDHDKEARFFVLTRTSMPAILVEHLFFDNYEDALLLMDDEIVERFAEAQVRTIIEAQGLL from the coding sequence ATGGTTAAAGATTTTCTTGTTTTTCTTGATGCCGGTCACGGCGCCCTTGATGCTGCTGGCAATTACGTTACCGCCCCTAGCAAGCAATACAAACACAGCAAGGGAGCGTTTCATAAGGATGGCTGGTTTTACGAAGGGGTCTTCAATCGTACCCTAACCAATGTGGTTGCCAGAAAATTGCGCGACCTTTCCATTCCCTACTATATGGTGAGCCACGAGTGGGCCGATATATCGCTCAATTACCGGGTAGATGTAGCCAACTGGTACGCTAAAAAAGTAAAGAACACCCTGTATGTTTCTAATCACGCCAATGCGGGTGGTGGTAGTGCCCGGGGTTTTGAAATTTATACCAGCCCTGGGAATACAACCTCCGACAAGGTAGCAGAGTTGCACTGGAACAACGTAAAGGAAGTGGTGGGAGACCGTATCTCTCGCTACCGTGATGACACCACCGATGGTGACCACGACAAGGAGGCCCGCTTCTTTGTGCTTACCCGTACGAGCATGCCGGCTATTCTGGTAGAGCACCTGTTTTTTGACAACTACGAAGACGCTTTGCTACTCATGGATGATGAGATCGTAGAGCGTTTTGCGGAAGCACAGGTGAGAACGATCATTGAGGCGCAGGGATTGTTGTAA
- a CDS encoding MFS transporter, with amino-acid sequence MLHRTINLYRESFEGLRAEVWYLSLVLLINRAGAMVIPFLTVYLTSKRGFSFEDAGLIMSSFGIGSVLGSYVGGWITDKFGFYRVQQWTLVGSGFLFWALGQQTTFWGMSIGIFVLSTVMDAFRPANQAALAFYSNPKNRARAYGLLRLAVNLGFSIGPILGGLLIAGLGYQWLFIVNGFSCLFAAVAFRLLLPPGRLEKGEEEPDENEVLADSAYRNIPFLVFVFFLMLGAVAFMQFFGSLPVYLQQELGYTEAQIGLLVTLNGVMIVVMEMPLVHTVGKYFRSLGIITVGYLFLAVAFLLLQGAVWLPVFAIAFMVLITIGEMLSMPFASTYTAEIAPRSRRGQYMGLQSIGWAGAFIIAPSLGLRWASAYGFSSLWYLASFLALISAIGIFSVDRYIRRPLKRSAAEKEVTSQLQKESKVGI; translated from the coding sequence ATGCTACACCGTACGATCAATTTATACCGGGAATCTTTCGAAGGCTTAAGAGCTGAAGTTTGGTACCTGTCTCTTGTATTATTGATCAATCGGGCGGGAGCCATGGTAATACCTTTCCTTACGGTTTACCTCACCTCCAAACGGGGTTTTTCCTTCGAGGATGCCGGCCTGATCATGAGCAGCTTTGGCATTGGCTCGGTATTGGGGTCTTATGTAGGTGGATGGATCACGGATAAGTTTGGCTTTTACCGGGTCCAGCAGTGGACCTTGGTGGGCAGTGGCTTTTTGTTTTGGGCCTTGGGCCAGCAAACCACTTTCTGGGGAATGAGTATAGGGATATTTGTACTTAGTACGGTTATGGACGCTTTTCGGCCAGCCAACCAAGCTGCCCTTGCTTTTTACAGTAACCCCAAAAACCGGGCTCGCGCTTATGGTTTACTCCGGCTAGCAGTTAATTTAGGCTTCTCTATTGGTCCCATTTTAGGCGGGCTACTCATTGCGGGCCTCGGTTATCAATGGCTGTTCATTGTCAATGGTTTTTCTTGCTTATTTGCAGCAGTGGCCTTTCGCTTACTACTTCCTCCAGGCCGCCTCGAAAAAGGGGAAGAAGAACCAGACGAAAACGAAGTGCTGGCCGATTCTGCTTATCGCAATATCCCTTTTCTGGTGTTTGTGTTTTTCCTGATGCTAGGCGCTGTCGCTTTTATGCAGTTCTTCGGAAGTTTGCCCGTTTATTTGCAGCAGGAGCTGGGCTACACCGAAGCACAAATCGGTTTATTGGTAACGCTCAATGGGGTTATGATTGTAGTGATGGAAATGCCGTTGGTGCATACCGTTGGCAAGTATTTTCGCTCGCTGGGCATTATCACCGTTGGTTACTTGTTCCTGGCAGTGGCCTTCTTGTTGTTGCAAGGAGCGGTATGGTTGCCTGTTTTTGCGATCGCCTTTATGGTACTCATTACCATTGGCGAGATGCTGAGCATGCCTTTTGCCAGTACTTACACCGCCGAGATCGCCCCTCGCAGCCGACGCGGCCAATACATGGGGCTACAAAGTATCGGCTGGGCGGGAGCATTCATCATCGCACCCAGCCTGGGCTTGCGCTGGGCTTCGGCCTATGGTTTTTCTTCCTTGTGGTATCTGGCTAGCTTCCTGGCCCTCATCTCAGCAATAGGTATCTTTTCTGTAGATCGTTATATTCGCCGACCATTGAAAAGATCAGCTGCTGAAAAAGAGGTGACCTCTCAATTGCAAAAGGAATCAAAGGTGGGTATTTGA
- a CDS encoding CAP domain-containing protein → MLKQSVTTNNLRLLPLLLFGLLFFTACEPDEIFMDDASPVEIFVSNDAPIAFQQMLAEVNALRAEGCRCGNQNMPAVGPLQWNSQLAAAASSHSEDMARVGQLNHAGSDGSNAGNRLERVGYSWQQYGENIASGFTSSSTVLQAWINSPGHCRNLMGANFTEMGAARKDNYWTQVFARPR, encoded by the coding sequence ATGCTGAAGCAATCGGTAACTACCAATAACCTCCGCTTACTCCCTCTCTTGTTATTTGGATTATTGTTTTTTACCGCTTGTGAACCTGACGAAATTTTTATGGATGATGCTTCTCCGGTAGAAATCTTCGTAAGCAATGATGCCCCAATTGCCTTTCAGCAGATGTTAGCTGAGGTCAATGCGCTTCGTGCCGAGGGGTGTCGCTGTGGCAACCAAAACATGCCTGCAGTAGGCCCTTTGCAGTGGAACAGTCAACTCGCCGCCGCGGCCAGCTCCCATAGCGAAGATATGGCCCGGGTAGGGCAGCTCAATCACGCGGGTTCCGATGGTAGCAACGCCGGTAATCGGCTGGAACGTGTGGGCTACAGTTGGCAGCAATACGGCGAAAATATCGCCAGTGGGTTTACTTCCTCAAGCACCGTTTTGCAGGCCTGGATCAATAGTCCTGGTCATTGCCGCAATCTTATGGGCGCCAATTTCACCGAGATGGGAGCAGCACGCAAAGACAATTACTGGACCCAGGTGTTTGCCCGCCCTCGGTAA
- a CDS encoding VOC family protein → MGKEKIIYGIQQVGIGVHDAEEAFRWYGQVLKADLLVFDDKKVATHMARYMGGQPHQKRALLAMQANGGSGYEIWQYEDRTPTGPPAPVQLGDLGINYITVKSHNLAAARARLEQAAVQFRTDLSATLAKDSFMLQDPYGNLIEIKATDDWFSKSDGPLGGICGVAIGVTDIDRSLRLYADILGYEQVVEDVVIGKPGENHYLRKVQLRMPKLPQGGFSPLLGSSELTLLQSLERKPVKIFENRYWGDLGYIHVCFDTKHMGALIEECAAKGYPFKVKSEETFEMGDTNGRWGYLEDDDGTLIEFVEAQKVPLLKSLNLSINLQKRDPHRPLPRWLISALRLKRVKF, encoded by the coding sequence ATGGGCAAAGAGAAAATTATTTACGGTATCCAACAAGTAGGAATCGGAGTACATGACGCAGAAGAGGCATTTCGCTGGTACGGTCAGGTACTTAAAGCAGATTTACTGGTTTTTGATGATAAAAAAGTAGCTACGCACATGGCTCGTTACATGGGCGGCCAACCTCATCAAAAACGCGCATTGTTGGCCATGCAGGCCAATGGCGGCAGCGGTTACGAAATTTGGCAGTATGAAGACCGTACTCCTACCGGCCCTCCTGCACCTGTTCAATTGGGAGATCTCGGTATCAACTATATCACCGTCAAATCCCACAACCTGGCAGCTGCTCGTGCTCGCTTGGAGCAAGCAGCAGTACAGTTTAGAACAGACCTTTCCGCTACCCTGGCAAAGGATAGTTTTATGCTGCAAGACCCCTACGGTAACCTCATCGAGATTAAAGCTACCGATGATTGGTTTAGCAAATCCGATGGCCCACTGGGTGGAATCTGTGGTGTAGCTATAGGTGTTACAGATATTGACCGCTCCTTGCGATTGTATGCTGATATTCTCGGTTATGAACAAGTCGTTGAAGATGTTGTTATCGGCAAACCTGGCGAAAATCACTATTTACGAAAAGTACAGCTTCGGATGCCCAAGCTACCACAAGGAGGCTTCAGCCCGTTGTTGGGGAGCAGTGAATTGACATTACTCCAATCTCTGGAGAGAAAGCCAGTGAAAATATTCGAAAACCGCTACTGGGGCGATCTCGGTTACATTCACGTTTGCTTTGATACCAAGCACATGGGGGCACTGATCGAAGAATGTGCGGCCAAAGGATATCCCTTCAAAGTAAAGAGCGAAGAAACCTTTGAAATGGGGGACACCAACGGCCGTTGGGGCTATCTGGAAGATGATGATGGTACACTGATCGAATTCGTTGAAGCTCAAAAAGTTCCCTTGCTGAAGTCGCTCAACCTCAGTATCAACCTCCAAAAACGTGACCCACATCGCCCTCTACCACGTTGGCTCATTTCTGCCTTACGTTTGAAGCGAGTGAAGTTTTAG
- a CDS encoding TIGR04283 family arsenosugar biosynthesis glycosyltransferase, with translation MEITIIIPTYNEAAQIERLIHHLRKHTSATILVANSPNTTDNTAALALQAGAEVLACPKGGRAPQMNHAAAQTKADILYFVHADTLPPASFLEDIEQALAQGNDLGYFSYQFASEKPLLKFNSFFTRYDGLFAGGGDQTLFIRREAFELLGGFRDELRLMEDFDLVKRARIQGLQHCLIPNDALVSARKYDNNSWMRVNLVNLWVFLLFHCGVSSDRLCHTYRKLLRTG, from the coding sequence ATGGAGATCACAATCATCATACCCACTTACAATGAGGCCGCTCAGATTGAGCGCCTCATTCATCATTTACGAAAACACACTTCTGCCACTATCCTCGTCGCCAATTCACCGAATACGACAGATAATACTGCCGCATTGGCGCTACAAGCTGGTGCTGAGGTATTAGCTTGCCCCAAAGGCGGGCGTGCGCCCCAGATGAACCACGCTGCAGCGCAAACCAAAGCAGATATCCTTTATTTTGTTCACGCCGATACGCTGCCCCCAGCAAGCTTTTTGGAAGATATTGAGCAAGCCTTAGCGCAAGGCAATGACTTGGGGTATTTTAGCTACCAATTCGCTTCGGAAAAGCCATTGCTAAAATTTAATAGCTTCTTTACCCGCTATGATGGCCTCTTTGCTGGTGGGGGAGATCAGACGCTTTTTATTCGCCGTGAAGCGTTTGAACTGCTCGGCGGGTTCCGGGATGAACTCCGCTTGATGGAAGATTTTGATCTCGTGAAAAGAGCAAGAATACAAGGGTTGCAGCATTGTCTGATCCCTAATGACGCACTGGTTTCCGCAAGGAAATATGACAATAATTCGTGGATGCGCGTGAATTTGGTAAATCTTTGGGTATTTTTACTTTTTCATTGTGGTGTTTCTTCCGACCGGCTTTGTCATACTTACCGAAAGTTGCTGCGCACGGGGTAA
- a CDS encoding tetratricopeptide repeat protein — protein MKFNLTTLLLLALFTWSCQNTSTTQQTTDTKDIDLPKLLDRHTDLRQGTEWDQIQRLYVSQQQALRKDPQDAEAYLKLSQIFINEARITGEHGHYYPAALEVVEKGLAQALVEPDLRFRLLSTRASVELSQHDFTNALTTAEEAVKLNPYNAQIYGALVDANVELGNYPEAVAMADKMVSIRPDLRSYSRVSYLREIHGDVDGAIEAMKMAIAAGFPGQESTCWARLTLGELYETYGYPVKAKEQYQLALAEREDYPFAMAKLATLKTEEGDLAAAETELLAAAEIIPEVSFYTDLASIYKQQGKQEKLEATLSDIQVMLQEDVDSGHQMDMEYAFIYLELYESPEQALAYAQQEYQRRPDNIDVNRLLARIYTALGNQPLANQHLAKASVTNSKHPELLALAQ, from the coding sequence ATGAAATTCAATCTAACAACTCTTTTACTTTTAGCATTATTTACCTGGTCTTGCCAAAACACATCCACTACCCAACAAACTACTGATACCAAAGATATTGACCTGCCTAAACTCCTTGACCGACACACCGATTTGCGGCAAGGAACAGAGTGGGACCAGATTCAACGGCTCTATGTAAGCCAACAACAAGCACTGCGCAAAGACCCTCAGGATGCCGAAGCCTACTTGAAGCTTTCTCAAATTTTTATCAATGAAGCGCGTATCACTGGCGAGCATGGCCACTATTACCCGGCGGCATTGGAAGTTGTAGAGAAGGGCTTGGCGCAAGCCTTGGTGGAACCTGATTTGCGTTTCCGTTTGCTTTCTACCCGAGCTTCGGTGGAGTTGTCGCAGCACGATTTTACCAATGCCCTCACTACGGCCGAAGAAGCCGTCAAACTTAACCCCTACAACGCCCAAATTTACGGTGCCCTCGTTGATGCTAACGTGGAATTAGGAAATTACCCGGAAGCGGTAGCGATGGCGGATAAGATGGTAAGCATTCGTCCCGACCTGCGCTCGTATTCCCGCGTGTCCTACCTACGGGAAATTCATGGAGATGTTGACGGTGCCATAGAAGCGATGAAGATGGCGATAGCAGCGGGTTTCCCCGGACAAGAATCTACTTGTTGGGCACGCCTCACCCTGGGAGAGCTTTACGAAACCTATGGGTATCCTGTGAAAGCCAAAGAACAGTACCAACTGGCCCTGGCTGAGCGCGAAGATTATCCTTTTGCAATGGCGAAACTGGCCACATTGAAAACGGAAGAAGGCGACTTGGCTGCTGCTGAAACCGAACTCCTGGCTGCTGCCGAGATTATTCCTGAAGTAAGTTTTTATACCGATCTTGCAAGCATTTACAAACAGCAAGGTAAGCAGGAAAAGCTGGAAGCTACGCTGTCCGACATCCAGGTAATGCTACAAGAAGATGTCGATAGCGGCCACCAAATGGACATGGAATACGCTTTTATTTACTTGGAATTGTATGAAAGTCCGGAACAAGCCTTAGCTTACGCCCAGCAAGAATACCAACGCCGACCTGACAATATTGACGTTAACCGCTTGTTGGCGAGAATTTATACCGCCTTAGGCAATCAGCCATTAGCGAACCAACATTTGGCCAAAGCCAGTGTTACGAATTCGAAACATCCGGAACTCTTGGCTTTGGCACAGTAG
- a CDS encoding DUF4331 family protein, with protein sequence MFLNKFTQLAWVLCLLLVWGSSSSLQASSHREAPMIADDPLADNVDLYAFRSPVNRNSIVFVATYVPMQLPQGGPNYYQFGENIRYEIHIDNDPSTTGDDIIYRFTFYKENEDPSTFFNIRLGQQNLRTRYNLERSQNGGASFVTILRGGPVPPPNIGERSIESAVGMNSTYERQVRLARRNAITGERVFAGPMDDPFFVDLAGIFDLGDAPRQNGQAQDGLACMNTSAIVMEIPIRYLVPRGTSGPTSILDPNFVIGVWASASRRSIRTLTPGGEVHSGEWVQVSRLGMPLTNEAVIPVGMKDYWNSLTPYQELQDTLLDQYFYNPELGLYMDDDLFGGAVPGFAPLRIQRNSLGTFDFGNGQDGLFPLKGSDAVAGTALDDAIFGTLLLPGPGKPRSVDLWPIFHTGVPNFPPYQLATGKNGNPLAAGKPFINNFLPTGGDMLRLNMAVPATPRDDPNFSSLGLVQAAVLGLTDPTYAGNADLQFIPNMDGFPNGRRLEDDVTRIELQAVSGVVLAAIGLWYDDYIPGESASPVTDDLLGVLTYTTGVEANDKPFNKSFPYLALPFAGDDACAGEVADNTMQLNIAPLSQAPQLDLQPTVVRQAGNYPNPFRTNTTIQLDLATPSQLTMDVMDVAGHTIERWSEGAAEGIYQRQWDASAYPAGLYYLRVANERGEVLQVIKMVKSR encoded by the coding sequence ATGTTTCTCAATAAATTTACTCAGCTGGCCTGGGTGTTGTGCCTGCTCCTAGTGTGGGGTAGCAGCTCCAGCTTGCAAGCTTCGTCGCACCGCGAAGCACCAATGATTGCTGACGATCCCCTGGCGGACAACGTCGATTTGTACGCCTTCCGTAGCCCTGTCAACCGCAATAGTATTGTCTTTGTGGCTACTTACGTACCTATGCAGTTGCCGCAGGGTGGCCCCAATTACTACCAGTTTGGCGAAAATATTCGCTACGAAATACATATTGATAATGATCCCAGCACTACTGGCGACGATATCATCTACCGTTTTACCTTTTATAAGGAAAATGAAGATCCTTCCACTTTTTTCAATATTCGTTTAGGTCAACAAAACCTACGTACCCGCTACAACCTGGAACGTAGCCAAAACGGCGGAGCATCCTTCGTGACCATCCTTCGTGGTGGCCCAGTACCTCCACCTAATATTGGTGAGCGTTCTATTGAATCAGCAGTGGGGATGAACTCTACTTACGAGCGTCAGGTGAGATTGGCTCGCCGCAATGCGATCACAGGAGAGCGTGTTTTTGCTGGCCCCATGGATGATCCATTTTTTGTAGACTTGGCAGGTATCTTTGACCTTGGTGATGCACCACGTCAGAATGGCCAAGCTCAGGATGGCCTGGCTTGTATGAATACCAGCGCAATCGTGATGGAAATTCCTATTCGTTACCTGGTACCACGTGGTACTTCAGGGCCAACCAGCATTCTGGATCCCAACTTCGTGATTGGTGTTTGGGCATCAGCCAGCCGTCGTTCTATCCGCACGCTTACGCCTGGCGGAGAAGTACACAGCGGAGAGTGGGTACAGGTTTCTCGCCTGGGTATGCCGCTGACCAACGAAGCCGTCATTCCTGTAGGCATGAAGGATTACTGGAACAGCCTTACGCCTTACCAGGAATTGCAAGATACCTTGCTGGATCAGTATTTCTACAACCCTGAATTGGGCTTGTACATGGATGATGATCTGTTTGGTGGAGCCGTACCTGGTTTTGCACCACTACGTATCCAACGGAATTCTTTAGGTACCTTTGACTTTGGCAACGGACAAGATGGTCTGTTCCCACTGAAAGGCAGCGATGCCGTCGCCGGTACTGCACTGGATGATGCCATCTTTGGTACCCTCTTATTGCCTGGCCCAGGTAAGCCTCGTTCCGTAGACCTTTGGCCGATCTTCCATACCGGGGTGCCCAACTTCCCGCCGTACCAATTGGCTACCGGTAAAAACGGTAATCCCTTGGCAGCAGGAAAGCCTTTTATCAATAACTTCCTGCCTACGGGTGGTGACATGCTGCGCCTCAACATGGCGGTACCTGCTACTCCCCGGGATGATCCGAACTTTAGTTCCCTAGGCTTGGTACAAGCAGCGGTTCTAGGACTGACGGACCCTACTTACGCTGGCAATGCTGATCTACAGTTTATTCCCAATATGGATGGTTTCCCCAACGGGCGCCGTCTGGAGGATGATGTGACTCGCATCGAATTGCAAGCGGTATCAGGGGTTGTCCTGGCTGCTATAGGACTTTGGTACGACGATTACATTCCTGGTGAAAGTGCCAGCCCGGTAACGGATGACCTTTTAGGAGTGTTGACTTACACCACTGGTGTTGAAGCGAATGATAAGCCGTTCAACAAGAGCTTCCCTTACCTGGCCTTACCCTTTGCCGGGGATGATGCTTGTGCGGGGGAAGTAGCAGACAATACCATGCAGTTGAACATTGCACCACTGAGCCAGGCACCACAGTTGGATCTCCAACCTACAGTCGTTCGCCAGGCAGGTAACTACCCGAATCCGTTCCGTACCAACACCACCATACAGTTGGATCTGGCAACACCAAGCCAGCTGACCATGGATGTGATGGACGTTGCTGGTCATACGATCGAGCGTTGGAGTGAAGGTGCTGCTGAAGGCATCTACCAGCGTCAATGGGATGCTAGTGCTTACCCTGCGGGCTTGTACTACCTACGGGTAGCCAACGAACGCGGTGAAGTACTGCAAGTGATAAAAATGGTTAAATCCAGATAA
- a CDS encoding DUF4331 domain-containing protein, which translates to MRTKLGTFLGALFMMLWVVQPVMASSHREAPLIANDPLADNTDLYAFRSPDDPNTITIIANYIPAELPYGGPNYYTFGENIRYEIHIDNDAAIPGDEIVYRFTFQRTNEDPTTFFNIRLGAQNLKTTYTLERSVDGGDSFETIVSNGIVPPNYIGPRSIESGVGLNTTYAQLMQNAITNSSTGETVFAGPVDDPFFVDLGGIFDLGNSPRQNGENRDGLARYNVHTLALKIPISFLLKEGAAATPANILDGDYVIGVWASASRQAVRTLGFDGASTTSGDWVQVSRLGMPLTNEVVIPIGMKDYWNGLTPYDELADTSLDGFFYNPELSLYMDDDQFGGAVPAFAALRIQRNSLQGFDFGNGQDGLYALKGSAAVAGTALDDAIFGTLLLPGPGLPRSVDLWPIFHTGAPNFPPYQLATGKNGNPLAAGKPFINNFLPNGGDMLRLNMAVPVTDRNDPAFSSLGLVQAAVLGLTDPTYASTADLEFIPNMDGFPNGRRLEDDVTRIELQAVSGIVLAAVGLWYDDYTAGGANPVTQDLVNVLTYSTGVEQNDKPFSATFPYIAAPWAGTELE; encoded by the coding sequence ATGAGAACCAAATTAGGCACTTTCTTAGGTGCACTCTTTATGATGCTGTGGGTAGTACAACCGGTCATGGCTTCCAGCCACCGGGAAGCACCGCTCATCGCGAATGATCCATTAGCGGACAATACGGACCTCTACGCTTTCCGTAGCCCCGATGATCCGAATACCATCACGATCATTGCCAATTACATTCCCGCCGAACTTCCTTATGGTGGCCCCAACTACTACACCTTCGGGGAAAACATTCGTTATGAAATTCACATCGACAACGATGCTGCTATCCCTGGGGATGAAATTGTTTATCGCTTTACTTTTCAGCGGACCAACGAAGATCCTACTACTTTCTTCAATATCCGTCTGGGGGCACAAAACCTCAAAACAACTTATACGCTGGAGCGTAGTGTAGATGGCGGCGATTCCTTTGAAACCATCGTTTCCAACGGTATCGTTCCTCCCAACTACATCGGTCCTCGTAGCATCGAGAGTGGCGTTGGTTTGAATACTACGTATGCACAATTGATGCAAAATGCGATCACGAACAGCAGCACGGGCGAAACCGTATTTGCGGGCCCTGTGGATGATCCTTTCTTCGTGGACTTGGGTGGTATTTTTGACCTGGGAAATTCTCCTCGTCAGAATGGAGAAAACCGTGATGGATTGGCCCGTTACAATGTGCATACCCTGGCCCTTAAAATTCCGATCAGCTTCCTCTTGAAAGAAGGTGCAGCGGCTACACCGGCCAATATCCTGGATGGTGATTACGTGATTGGTGTTTGGGCATCAGCCAGCCGTCAAGCGGTACGTACGCTGGGCTTTGATGGTGCTTCTACTACTTCTGGCGACTGGGTTCAGGTTTCGCGCCTGGGAATGCCGCTGACCAACGAAGTAGTGATCCCCATCGGCATGAAAGACTACTGGAACGGACTGACGCCTTACGATGAACTTGCTGATACTTCACTGGATGGATTTTTCTACAACCCTGAGCTGTCGCTCTATATGGACGACGACCAGTTTGGTGGTGCAGTACCTGCTTTTGCAGCTTTGCGCATCCAGCGCAATTCTTTGCAAGGCTTTGATTTTGGCAATGGCCAGGATGGTCTGTATGCTTTGAAAGGATCTGCTGCTGTAGCTGGCACCGCACTGGATGATGCCATCTTTGGTACCCTCCTCCTGCCTGGCCCAGGCTTGCCACGTTCGGTCGACCTTTGGCCCATCTTCCACACGGGAGCACCCAACTTTCCGCCTTACCAACTGGCTACCGGCAAAAATGGTAACCCATTGGCAGCAGGTAAGCCCTTCATCAACAACTTTTTGCCCAATGGTGGTGACATGCTGCGCCTGAACATGGCCGTGCCTGTAACCGATCGCAACGATCCCGCTTTCAGCTCACTCGGATTGGTACAAGCAGCCGTTCTTGGATTGACAGATCCTACCTACGCTTCTACTGCCGACCTAGAGTTTATTCCCAATATGGATGGTTTCCCCAATGGCCGTCGCCTGGAGGATGATGTCACCCGTATCGAGTTGCAAGCCGTGAGTGGTATTGTACTCGCAGCCGTTGGTTTATGGTACGATGATTACACCGCTGGAGGTGCCAATCCGGTAACCCAGGACTTGGTGAACGTACTGACTTACAGCACGGGTGTGGAGCAGAATGACAAGCCATTTAGCGCTACTTTCCCATACATCGCTGCCCCTTGGGCTGGAACCGAGTTGGAGTAA
- a CDS encoding tetratricopeptide repeat protein, giving the protein MLTLLLALSLKGILSFFSTSSEAPLVQATAINQLYQPTYRAAYYDQEIAFWSAKLENSPEQLTFALQLANAYEARFNAFARIDDLKEAEDLLTNGLAAASLQRTTFLRALARNYISQHRFQEALLLAEEAMGRSDNQMTSTYLLFDVKMELGQYEEAERLLQKIYTKGGFNYLIRKAKWEDHKGNLAFAIARLEEAKENLDPLTDKTQAIWLYANLADFYGHQGEVEKAYEHYRMTLALDPGNWYVYKGLAWMAYAHDDNPRLAREMVHQIMRHNDSPDLHLLLAEIYAYEGNQACATDEEETFRLTTKVPAYGHMYRIPICELELEKTRKQNALVLALAEVRERPTPETYDLLAYAYYRNGSVTAAQEVAMQHVWQKTFEPVAMMHLREIFPYHEEIQGFTKEELAGAAFEIGPVAFAEIEF; this is encoded by the coding sequence ATGCTTACCTTACTCTTGGCCCTGAGTCTCAAGGGCATACTCTCCTTTTTTTCTACCTCAAGCGAGGCTCCTCTGGTACAGGCTACAGCAATCAATCAACTTTATCAGCCTACCTACCGGGCAGCGTACTACGATCAGGAAATAGCTTTCTGGTCGGCAAAATTAGAGAACAGTCCCGAGCAGCTTACTTTTGCCCTTCAGTTGGCAAACGCCTATGAAGCTCGTTTCAACGCTTTTGCCCGCATCGATGATCTTAAAGAAGCGGAAGATTTGCTGACCAATGGTTTGGCAGCGGCTTCCCTTCAGCGCACTACTTTCCTTCGCGCACTGGCACGAAATTACATTAGCCAACACCGCTTTCAAGAAGCACTCCTCCTGGCCGAAGAAGCCATGGGCCGGAGTGATAACCAAATGACGAGCACTTATCTTTTATTTGATGTAAAGATGGAACTGGGCCAGTACGAGGAAGCGGAAAGGCTCTTACAAAAAATATATACCAAAGGTGGTTTTAACTACCTGATCCGAAAAGCAAAATGGGAAGACCATAAAGGTAATCTTGCTTTCGCAATCGCCCGCTTGGAAGAGGCTAAGGAAAACCTTGACCCGCTAACCGACAAAACCCAGGCAATATGGTTGTACGCTAATTTAGCTGATTTTTATGGTCACCAAGGTGAAGTAGAGAAGGCTTATGAACACTATCGGATGACCTTAGCCCTTGATCCTGGCAACTGGTATGTGTACAAAGGCTTAGCCTGGATGGCTTATGCCCATGACGATAATCCTCGCCTAGCAAGAGAAATGGTGCACCAGATTATGCGCCATAACGATAGCCCGGATTTACATCTACTTCTCGCAGAAATCTATGCCTACGAGGGCAACCAAGCTTGCGCCACCGACGAAGAGGAAACTTTTCGGCTAACGACAAAAGTACCCGCCTACGGGCACATGTACCGAATTCCTATCTGTGAATTGGAACTGGAAAAAACACGCAAACAAAATGCATTAGTACTGGCCTTGGCCGAAGTAAGAGAACGCCCCACTCCCGAAACCTACGATTTACTGGCCTATGCTTATTATCGCAACGGTTCAGTTACCGCTGCACAGGAAGTCGCCATGCAGCATGTTTGGCAAAAGACTTTCGAACCAGTAGCCATGATGCACTTGCGGGAAATTTTCCCCTACCATGAAGAAATACAAGGTTTTACGAAAGAGGAACTGGCGGGTGCAGCCTTTGAAATTGGCCCGGTAGCTTTCGCTGAGATTGAATTTTAG